GGAGCGGTGTGGTCAATCGTGCATTGCCGGCCCCGGATTGTTCATGCAGGCTTTTCTCGTTTCCACCGGCGTGGTCGCGCTCGCAGAGATCGGCGACAAGACCCAGTTGCTGGCCTTCATCCTGGCCGCCAAGTTCCGCCGACCCCTTCCCATCGTGCTGGGCATCCTGGCCGCCACCCTGCTCAACCATGCGGCGGCCGGCGCGCTGGGCGCCTGGATCACCTCCATGATCGGCCCCGGCACCTTGCGCTGGGTCTTGGGCCTGTCCTTCATCGCCATGGCCTTGTGGACCCTGGTGCCCGACCAGTTCGACGAGGCCGATGCCAGGCTGGCGCGCCATGGCGTGTTCGGCACCACTTTCGTCGCCTTCTTCCTGGCCGAGATGGGCGACAAGACCCAGATCGCCACCATCGCACTGTCGGCCCAGTACCAAGCCACTGCTGCGGTGGTGGCCGGCACCACCCTGGGCATGATGCTGGCCAATGTGCCGGCGGTCTACCTCGGCGACCGCCTGGCTCACCGGCTTCCGGTGCGGGCGGTG
This genomic stretch from Eleftheria terrae harbors:
- a CDS encoding TMEM165/GDT1 family protein, which encodes MQAFLVSTGVVALAEIGDKTQLLAFILAAKFRRPLPIVLGILAATLLNHAAAGALGAWITSMIGPGTLRWVLGLSFIAMALWTLVPDQFDEADARLARHGVFGTTFVAFFLAEMGDKTQIATIALSAQYQATAAVVAGTTLGMMLANVPAVYLGDRLAHRLPVRAVHAVAALIFAALGVATLLGAGAQLGF